AGCAGGTAACCGCAATTAACCCGCGGGATTAACGCGAACGAACAAGCGAAAACAGCGAAATATCTACGGCCCTACGACGCCCAACTGCATCATCAATCCCAGCATGTCCATGATGATGCGGGTCTCCTTGATCTTTCCCTCGTGCAGCCGATCGATCACCATCCCCCACACGCTTGCCGGGCGATCGGTCGCCGGAACCCCGAGAAATATCCCGCGATGGGTCCCCTTCCACACGAATCGCGTCAACACGCGATCGCCGTCGGCCAATTGTTCTTCGACGGTCCAGTGAATATCAGGGAACGCGACGCGCAGCTGCCGCAACACGTCCTGCAAACCCGCCAGCCCCGGCCCCTGGCCAGGAAAGGGCGCCAGTTCGACCATGTCTTCACAGAAGTAATCGCCCGCGGCATCGATTCGATTCTTGTTCAAGACTTCATCGATGAACTCGCGAACGATCTCGGCATTGTTTCGCATGCGTTATTTTCTTCGCTCTGAACCGTGTGAGACGGAGCGACTCTCGTCGCCCCCCGTACGGGTGATGATCGAGTCGCGTCGTTCTGCGATGGGTATGCAGTGGGCGCCAGATTGACCTACGCGGCTTCAGGCTCAGGCTCGACCGCCTCGGAATAGACCTTCCATTCCCACAGCGACAACAGAACCCCCGCGATAATGAACCCGCGCGCCACCCGTCGTACGGAGATCGGCTGATCGAACAACGAAATCGTAAACAGCACGGCGACGAGCACGAAAAAGGCAAACATGATCCATCTCGCCCACGACTGTTTGAGCCATAGCCCGATGCTGATCGGCAGAAAGAAGGGGCAAACGTAGTGGGTGTAAACCGAGTCGCCGCCGCGGATCATGTAATACAGCGATCCAATGAAGAACAGCACCGCAATCCACGCCACGCCTCCGCGCGGCGGACGCCAGTCGAATGGCTTATCCATAGAAATTCCTCAACGCAAGGATGCGACGTAGGACAACAAGAAGGCGATCTGCCTCGCCCAGCCCTTGACTGCTCGAATACTCCAGCCACCATCCACACGGCGCACAACACAAAGACGACGTCGAACGTGACGCCCACCGCCGCGTCCACCGTCCGCTCCAGCCCTAGCCATGGAAATCTTCGAAGTTCGACATCCGCACAAGATAGATGCCACATCGGCGGAATAGAAGATCAGCTGATGGCTGCAGTGCGCATGGCTAAAGCTTACTCGGTCGAGGGTTGCTTAGGTTGTCGGTTCGCCACTCGCTGCACCCAAAACAGCGTCGCAGTGAATTGCACCGCATTGAGTACCCAAACAAAGAATATCGCGCCAATAAAACTAGACTCAGGCCAGTCAACTGCGGCGATCAGGCAAACGCCGACCCAATAAGCGGTGATTGCTAACATATCAAAGGTTCGCAGCCGCCACTCTTGCCGCCATAGCATGTAAATGAATCCGGCTAACGCGATCGCCGCGTAGATCCCAGTCGACAGTGCTCGCTCCATCGTCGTCAGCGTTAGGTCGCTGAACGGCCGCGCCGGCACAGCGTGGAAAAAGGAGGCAAGGCCGAACGCGACGAACACGGAGCAGGTCAACGTCACCCAAGCAACCGCAAAATCGACGATCGCTCGTCGCAGCGACCTCCCACTCCGATCGGTAATCGCTCTCGTCGGCATCAGTACTCCCCAGTCGTGAACAGCAGGCTGCCGCTCGGAAAAATACGCCACAATCGACTAGCCCCTAAATCTCGTGCTCCAGCCCGCGCCACGACTTCACGGGAACAAGCTCGCCAGTTCCTCAGCAGCGCCGCCAATTTCTGCCGCCATCGTCAACTTCGCGAGCCAAGTTTCGGGAATCCCTTCCTCTCCGTAAAACGCTCCCGCCAGTTGCCCGCACACGGCGGCCGTCGTGTCAGCGTCGTCGCCGAGATTGGCCGCCGCGAGAATCGCCTCTCGATAGGTCGTCGTGTTTCCCAAGCACCAAGCCGCTGCTTCGAGGCTCGCGATCACGTACCCTGATCCTACAATCTCCTCGCTCGGTTTTGTGCGATACTCGCCGCGAGCAATGGCGCGAACCTTTGGCGACCCAAACTCCCAATCCGCCCCGGCGAGCAGAACCGCTTCCTTTGATTGGCCTGCAAACGCCGCCAGAATCATTTGCGTCAGCAGCTGGCATGCCTCGACGCACTCCGCGGCGCTGTGCGTCGTACGCGAGCTCTCGCCGGCGATTCGCACCGCCTCCTCCGACTGGCGCTGGTACGCGATGGGGATCGGCGCCAACCGCATGATGCTGCCATTGCCCGCGGTCGTTAGCGACGTACTGCCGCTGAACGGATCGCCGGTCCGTCGAAATCGGTCGAGCGCCGCTCGAACCGTCAATCCAATATCAAAGCAACGTCCCGTGCTGCTGAGATATCCCTCATCCTGCCAACGACAGTAACGTTTCATTTGATCGACGGGATCGAACGCACCGGTCTCGATCAAACTCTTCGCCAAGCAAAGCGCCATCGACGTGTCGTCGGTCCACGCGCCAACCGGCAAAGCAAACGGGCCGCCGCCCGTCATGTCCGTGACCGGCGCAAACGTGCCGGGAGCGCTGAACTCGACGGTAGTTCCCACCGCATCGCCGCACGCTAATCCCAACAAACACCCGCGCTGTCGAGTCAGTAGTTCCATGCTCAGTTCCGTACGTCAGGCTAGAAAGCCTAAGCTACGTTGACTCCGCCTCGTGGCGCCAGTCGCCCGCCGATTACCGCTCCCACGATGCTTCCGATCGCGATCGTCGCCCACCACGCAGCGAGGCCCCAACCTTCCGTTAGCCAGAATTCGATATCCAGCCCACGCGCCTGCCGCGCGGCCTGCCAACCGATCTCCGCGAGCGCGAACGCCAGCACTGCCGCATACGCGCCATACAGCGCAGCCACGGCGCCGATGAACGTTCCCCAGCGATTCGCCGTCACTCGGGCGCCAATCGCTCCGCCGACAGCACCAATCCCCAAGCAAACGGCGAATGCGTCGCTAGACATCGTCTGCTGTTTCACCGCCACGAGGCACGTCGCTACGAGCGCCATCGCCCCCAGCAATTCGCGAATGGTAAATCCCCATCCTCGCCGCGACGACGCCGCCAGCCTCTGCGATCTCCCGCGTCCCCAGAGCACCGCGCCCCAAGTCAACAGTGGAACCGCCACGAGCGGCGTTCCCAAATAGATTGGCCACGGCGACCAGTGCGACGTCATGCCCCCCGTCGCGATGTCAAACTGAAACCACTCGCCGGAATCAGTCGTTAGTTCAAACCGCCCGTTCGCGTCATCCAGCCCCGCGCGAGCGTGCGGAAAACCAAACCCCAAACAACGGGCGGCGATCATCTTGGAAAAGATACCGCTAATCAGCGTCTCTTCGTTGTAGATCGCTAGCGATTGCCCGCGTGAAAAGAATTCAAGCGCATCGCCACGGCTCGAAATGTTCATCAAATCCCAATCGAGAAATGCGACCACTACCTGCTCGCCGTCGTTGGATAGATAGATGTCCTTGCAGATCGTGAGATACGGCATCGGCCAAAGCAACTCCGTCGACCCGTCGTTCCGATAGATGCCGCTCTGCGAATAGATCGCCTCCAACCGTTCCTGCCTGTCGATGCTTTCGTTCCAAATTCGAATCTCTTCCTCATCTCGCGGGCCGTCTTGCTTAGGATCGTAGCGATAGCGATTGACTCGTTCCGTCATCGGAGTGAGCAGCACCAACACATATTCCTGATTTGCAGAAACAACAGTCCGCGTCTTAAAACCATCCAAGTAGGCAAGCGCCGTCGAAGGTGCGCTCAAAATCGCCAGTGCGACGGTCGCCACGAACAGAATCGGATGCCGCGAGCAGTCATTCATGATTGCACCGAATGCGTAGGTCAGGCTTTCAGCCTGACAGCCCCGTCAAACGATTTTCCATCGCGCGCGTCCTGCAAGTCACGCCAGAAACCCTAACCTACGCCGTCACTCCATCGAATTGCAATCTCCCGCGCGTTTGCTACCTTAACAATCATCCCGCCCGTGCGAGCGTTCCTGCGCTTGCCAATCTGCACCTCCACGGAGAGTCATCATGTCGGTCGTCGATGCCTGGGTGGTTCCGCGTGCGAAGCAACCGATCGTTCGCCAGCAAATCGATCTCGGCCCAATCGGCCCCGAAGAAGTCGAAGTTCAGGTCGAATATTGCGGCCTGTGTCACTC
This sequence is a window from Lacipirellula parvula. Protein-coding genes within it:
- a CDS encoding ADP-ribosylglycohydrolase family protein produces the protein MELLTRQRGCLLGLACGDAVGTTVEFSAPGTFAPVTDMTGGGPFALPVGAWTDDTSMALCLAKSLIETGAFDPVDQMKRYCRWQDEGYLSSTGRCFDIGLTVRAALDRFRRTGDPFSGSTSLTTAGNGSIMRLAPIPIAYQRQSEEAVRIAGESSRTTHSAAECVEACQLLTQMILAAFAGQSKEAVLLAGADWEFGSPKVRAIARGEYRTKPSEEIVGSGYVIASLEAAAWCLGNTTTYREAILAAANLGDDADTTAAVCGQLAGAFYGEEGIPETWLAKLTMAAEIGGAAEELASLFP
- a CDS encoding ester cyclase — its product is MRNNAEIVREFIDEVLNKNRIDAAGDYFCEDMVELAPFPGQGPGLAGLQDVLRQLRVAFPDIHWTVEEQLADGDRVLTRFVWKGTHRGIFLGVPATDRPASVWGMVIDRLHEGKIKETRIIMDMLGLMMQLGVVGP